A region from the Muribaculum gordoncarteri genome encodes:
- a CDS encoding hybrid sensor histidine kinase/response regulator transcription factor, with amino-acid sequence MSQGFADDYNTRYITIHEGLPHNFVDDIHRDSKGFIWMALNGGGVARYDGHDFVTFGPSSSLRKIKSIFATTLSEDKFNRLWTVTDRGLDIIDMEKLSTLAEDDPIFAKLEQGDNPIDISKIDFATSDKNGNMWLHADTIIAKVSFNDDGSIDRIATLTHDPLNVSVLKIKDIEGNGTLWTSINGEIMNIEDQGATITLKPVADCLKLDPHTYVSDFIAKGDNVWISTDLGLYRYDPSANMVKRYVYNPADPKSLSQNFITDLDITADKRLIASTLRGINIYNPINDNFERVGDMPQSDPRAVFNNNFINCVEVDSDRIWFGTEGGGLNKFVPRNIYITDIFHDPNRTSSLSDNPVNSIYEDVDGTVWIGTVEGGLNRAHSDMKSFDHFTAENGAITHNSVSAITADRDGRLWVGTWGGGLNVIDRKNPSHRIETINATDDGSLPIGYIGALAYDSINNGIWIGSNLGLYFRDLNTGRITEPFKGAADGVPGTIGTAIDKKGHLWVGSLTGVYDIVLNERKPDGTFTYRHISHKLNDPKSKTADKISSIYMSSDGSMWFGTNGNGVYHRVTDENGEKFINYTTDEGMPSDIVNGILEDNDGYMWISTANGLARLNPDDGTFINYDRTDGLANDQFYWNASYRLSDGRLLFGTVDGLIKLDGVTKKSKELHYPVYFTSLSVANEPVHAGSDITPLDISSTKHITIHERDKSFTVGFSALDYDRDNAGHYSYRLVGFDDKWITLPVDRRYVTYTNLEPGVYKLQVRYVPEGSQPDESEISQLVITVKPYFYRTPWFMMIMILLVGASAWLFHYYRVKSLTNQRTLLQASVEERTSEIRQQKQLLEARAVALSEQNDMLKRNNEEITEQKTQLIDMSRRVQDLAMDRISFFTNITHEFRTPITLIIGPTQRALKLSYNPQVIEQLNYVERNARYLLNLVNQLMDFRKLESGKMEIVRTRGNFVKMANEILTPFQPFAAERNITLRSLFHIPQPELDFDGDALRKVIPNLLSNAIKFTPDGGTVTFYAAMLPQGKNRPEPMLYLDITDSGNGIPESEINKVFDRFYQGKSQIKYPIPGSSGSGIGLYLCKSIVELFGGSIWARNNRTRGCSFRVLLPMSNVEEATNSLLPAPTAPASVPMVPVMQPSPGITILVVEDNNDMRRFICSVLRDKYNLLEASNGEEALSILLSNQVDFIISDLMMPVMDGLELSRRVKEDFAISHIPFLMLTAKTGQESRLESYRVGVDEYLLKPFDEELLLTRISNILENKRRHQSKFNIDMDVDELNIEDESRDKKFIDQVMEVVKNNYKNSYFEVGDFAEALGISRSLLNKKLQNLTRQSATKFMRNYRMSIARELILKNRKTRNMNVSEIAYEVGFNDSKYFTRCFTRQFNVTPSSMLNGDDT; translated from the coding sequence ATGTCACAAGGATTTGCCGATGACTACAACACCCGCTACATAACCATCCATGAAGGACTGCCCCACAACTTCGTCGACGACATTCACCGCGACAGCAAGGGCTTCATCTGGATGGCTCTCAACGGAGGCGGAGTGGCGCGTTACGACGGACATGACTTTGTGACATTCGGCCCCTCCTCATCTTTAAGAAAGATAAAGAGCATCTTCGCAACAACGCTGAGCGAGGACAAATTCAACCGACTGTGGACCGTGACCGACCGAGGCCTCGACATAATAGATATGGAGAAACTCTCCACTCTTGCCGAAGACGACCCTATTTTTGCGAAGCTTGAGCAAGGCGACAACCCCATCGACATATCGAAGATTGATTTCGCCACAAGCGACAAAAACGGTAACATGTGGCTCCATGCCGACACCATAATAGCCAAAGTGTCGTTTAACGACGACGGCTCGATCGACCGCATAGCCACTTTGACTCACGACCCGCTTAACGTGTCGGTCCTTAAAATCAAGGACATAGAGGGCAACGGCACTCTGTGGACCTCAATCAACGGCGAGATAATGAACATCGAGGACCAAGGCGCTACAATTACCCTGAAGCCGGTAGCCGACTGCCTGAAGCTCGATCCTCACACCTATGTGAGCGACTTCATCGCCAAGGGTGACAATGTGTGGATTTCCACCGACCTCGGACTCTATCGTTATGACCCGAGCGCCAATATGGTAAAGCGTTATGTCTACAACCCCGCCGACCCTAAATCTCTTTCCCAGAACTTCATAACCGACCTCGACATAACAGCCGACAAGCGACTGATAGCCTCGACTCTGAGGGGTATCAACATCTACAACCCAATCAATGACAACTTTGAGCGCGTAGGCGATATGCCTCAGTCCGATCCCAGGGCAGTGTTCAACAACAACTTCATCAACTGCGTGGAGGTCGACAGCGACCGAATATGGTTTGGCACCGAAGGAGGCGGCCTGAACAAGTTTGTTCCGCGCAACATCTACATCACCGACATATTCCATGACCCCAACCGCACATCGTCACTCTCCGACAATCCCGTCAACTCAATATATGAGGATGTCGACGGCACAGTGTGGATTGGAACCGTAGAGGGTGGATTGAACCGCGCTCACAGCGACATGAAGAGCTTTGACCACTTCACGGCCGAAAACGGGGCGATAACCCACAATTCGGTCAGCGCGATAACGGCCGACCGTGACGGCCGCTTATGGGTAGGCACGTGGGGAGGCGGTCTGAATGTAATCGACCGCAAGAATCCGTCACATCGCATCGAAACCATCAATGCCACCGACGACGGGAGCCTTCCCATAGGCTATATCGGAGCATTGGCCTACGACTCAATCAACAACGGAATATGGATAGGCTCAAACTTAGGATTATATTTCCGTGACCTCAACACAGGCCGCATAACCGAGCCGTTCAAAGGGGCGGCCGACGGCGTGCCCGGCACAATAGGCACCGCAATCGACAAAAAGGGGCACCTGTGGGTGGGATCGCTTACCGGCGTTTATGACATCGTACTCAACGAGCGCAAGCCCGACGGCACATTCACCTACCGTCACATCAGCCACAAGCTTAACGACCCCAAGTCGAAAACCGCCGATAAGATAAGCTCGATCTACATGTCATCCGACGGCTCGATGTGGTTCGGAACCAATGGAAACGGCGTATATCACCGCGTCACCGACGAAAACGGTGAAAAGTTCATAAACTACACCACCGACGAGGGAATGCCCAGCGACATTGTCAACGGAATCCTTGAGGACAACGACGGTTATATGTGGATAAGCACCGCCAACGGACTCGCACGACTGAACCCCGACGACGGCACGTTCATCAACTACGACCGAACCGACGGACTCGCCAACGACCAGTTTTACTGGAATGCATCCTACCGGCTCAGCGACGGACGGCTGCTCTTCGGCACAGTCGACGGCCTGATAAAGCTCGACGGTGTGACCAAGAAATCCAAGGAGCTCCACTATCCCGTGTACTTCACGTCACTCTCCGTAGCCAACGAACCGGTGCATGCCGGCAGCGACATAACGCCCCTCGACATATCGTCGACCAAGCACATAACAATCCATGAGCGCGACAAGTCGTTCACTGTAGGATTCAGCGCGCTCGACTACGACCGTGACAATGCCGGACACTACAGCTACCGCCTTGTGGGATTTGACGACAAGTGGATAACCCTGCCTGTCGACCGCCGATATGTGACCTACACCAATCTCGAACCCGGAGTCTACAAGCTGCAGGTGCGTTACGTGCCCGAGGGCTCGCAACCCGACGAATCGGAGATTTCGCAGCTCGTCATAACGGTAAAGCCCTACTTCTACCGCACCCCGTGGTTCATGATGATAATGATATTGCTCGTGGGCGCATCGGCATGGCTCTTCCACTATTACCGCGTAAAGTCACTCACCAACCAGCGCACCCTGCTGCAGGCTTCGGTTGAAGAGCGCACATCCGAGATAAGGCAACAGAAGCAGCTCCTCGAGGCTCGCGCCGTGGCACTCTCGGAGCAAAACGACATGCTCAAGCGCAACAATGAGGAGATAACCGAGCAGAAGACCCAGCTCATCGACATGTCACGCCGAGTGCAGGACCTCGCAATGGACCGCATATCATTCTTCACCAACATAACCCACGAGTTCCGCACTCCCATCACCCTTATCATAGGCCCCACACAGCGTGCGCTGAAGCTCAGCTACAATCCCCAGGTAATCGAGCAGCTCAACTATGTGGAACGTAACGCCCGATACCTGCTCAACCTCGTGAACCAGCTCATGGACTTCCGCAAGCTCGAGTCGGGCAAGATGGAAATCGTGCGCACACGCGGCAACTTCGTCAAGATGGCCAACGAGATACTGACTCCCTTCCAGCCCTTTGCCGCCGAGCGAAACATAACCCTGCGAAGCCTCTTCCACATCCCGCAGCCCGAACTCGACTTCGACGGTGACGCACTGCGCAAGGTGATCCCCAACCTGCTCAGCAACGCCATTAAATTCACCCCCGACGGAGGCACCGTAACCTTCTATGCCGCAATGCTGCCCCAGGGTAAAAACCGCCCCGAGCCCATGCTCTACCTTGACATCACCGACAGCGGAAACGGCATACCCGAAAGCGAAATCAACAAGGTATTCGACCGCTTCTATCAAGGCAAGAGCCAAATAAAATATCCCATCCCCGGCTCATCGGGCAGCGGAATAGGACTCTATCTCTGCAAAAGCATCGTAGAGCTATTCGGAGGCTCGATATGGGCACGCAACAACCGCACCCGCGGATGCTCGTTCCGTGTACTGCTGCCCATGAGCAATGTCGAGGAGGCCACCAACAGCCTGCTGCCGGCTCCCACAGCACCCGCCTCGGTGCCCATGGTGCCGGTGATGCAGCCGTCGCCCGGCATCACCATCCTCGTGGTGGAGGACAACAACGACATGCGCCGGTTTATATGCTCCGTATTGCGCGACAAGTACAATCTGCTTGAAGCATCCAACGGCGAGGAAGCCCTGTCGATACTCCTCTCCAATCAGGTCGACTTCATAATAAGCGACCTCATGATGCCCGTGATGGACGGACTCGAGCTGTCACGCCGCGTCAAGGAGGACTTCGCCATATCCCACATCCCGTTCCTGATGCTGACGGCCAAGACGGGACAGGAGTCACGCCTTGAAAGCTACCGCGTAGGTGTCGACGAATACCTCTTGAAGCCCTTTGACGAAGAGCTGCTGCTCACCCGCATATCCAACATCCTCGAAAACAAGAGGCGTCATCAGTCCAAGTTCAACATCGACATGGATGTCGACGAACTTAACATCGAGGACGAGTCGCGCGACAAGAAGTTCATCGACCAGGTGATGGAAGTTGTCAAGAACAACTATAAAAACTCCTACTTTGAGGTGGGTGACTTTGCCGAGGCCCTCGGTATAAGCCGAAGTCTGCTCAACAAAAAACTACAGAATCTCACCAGACAATCGGCGACAAAATTCATGCGAAACTACCGCATGAGCATTGCTCGCGAACTCATACTAAAGAACCGTAAGACCCGCAACATGAATGTGTCGGAAATAGCCTATGAGGTAGGGTTCAACGACTCGAAATACTTCACTCGATGCTTCACCCGACAATTTAATGTAACGCCAAGCTCGATGCTAAACGGAGATGACACATAA
- a CDS encoding LamG domain-containing protein has product MKTKKWTSFAAAIAVLLLGSSCQDWGEMDPAAGNQVTPTLENVATFSFDEPELDPIVYKTYANADGQLPSVVEDDIKGNVLSLNNGYVTLNNPLNSVKVQKAVSMTFWMKQPLVVNVDEEGNETTEPQDLTGALIAFENENATSKMFFTANGWIKYNGMDGEWEDNNPATYATGYIPAGDWHYVALIMRNDGYGLYVDGQQKVEKKVTDFDCSKMVQFLNNVSKMYIGSTETSKPWMIDDLKIYRNEITAKEIARPNIGNGGGQGPGGDDNKFEPIAPIFFNSFDAGMNGCSIYGAGSIIYKGGAFGNVFSNASGAMRSNYLVLPSNVLGQSADTQALTIGVWVNRGNETESSAYMWAPLFTAYASHNPTDNGMPMLACQYRGVLQVNCNGWSDYTDDQNVNKQNILYHGENDWLADGQWHYYTAVFTPTTAKVYIDGEIANEWEIDGTNNTAAGLFSNGSELQYICLGGNQAWNWGDNDPGFWFDDIAIYNQELSKAQIKAIMGLKTNVAYGNTFSNDADNMTLKGAGTFVNDETPGFGKIFQNAVGGLRENYLVFPSGALSKVGETKEMTINVWLNASNAGASNTYMWSPVMTGYAEAPGGNGCPMFACQYRGALMINSNGPDNSGDNWCDYTDAQNVAGTNQILHDATDWLVDHKWHLYTAVFTPTSAFVYFDGELINEWALDGESRGQQCDLETLSTLGYVCLGGNQAWGWGDPDPGFGFDDIMVYNKALSQAEIKQIMNFKK; this is encoded by the coding sequence ATGAAGACTAAAAAGTGGACGTCTTTTGCGGCAGCTATTGCTGTCCTCCTCTTAGGGTCATCATGCCAAGACTGGGGCGAAATGGACCCGGCGGCCGGCAATCAAGTGACGCCGACATTGGAAAACGTTGCTACGTTCTCCTTTGACGAGCCCGAGCTTGACCCGATTGTGTACAAAACGTATGCAAATGCCGACGGACAACTGCCTTCGGTGGTGGAAGATGACATAAAGGGAAATGTGCTTAGCCTCAACAACGGCTATGTGACCTTAAACAATCCTCTGAACTCAGTGAAAGTGCAGAAAGCGGTTTCAATGACCTTCTGGATGAAGCAGCCCCTGGTTGTGAATGTCGATGAAGAAGGCAACGAAACTACCGAGCCCCAGGATCTCACCGGTGCTCTTATTGCATTTGAAAATGAGAATGCGACCTCTAAGATGTTCTTCACCGCCAACGGCTGGATCAAATACAACGGCATGGACGGCGAGTGGGAGGATAACAATCCTGCAACTTATGCCACCGGCTACATCCCCGCAGGCGATTGGCATTATGTGGCGCTTATCATGCGCAATGACGGCTACGGACTATACGTTGACGGACAACAGAAGGTGGAGAAGAAAGTCACCGACTTCGACTGCTCAAAGATGGTGCAGTTCCTCAACAACGTAAGCAAGATGTATATAGGATCGACCGAAACTTCCAAGCCCTGGATGATTGACGACCTTAAGATATATCGCAACGAAATCACAGCCAAGGAAATCGCTCGACCCAACATCGGCAACGGCGGCGGTCAAGGCCCCGGTGGTGATGACAACAAGTTTGAGCCGATTGCTCCTATATTCTTCAACTCATTCGACGCCGGCATGAACGGATGCTCGATATACGGTGCAGGCTCAATAATATATAAGGGCGGTGCGTTTGGAAATGTATTCTCCAACGCAAGCGGCGCAATGCGCAGCAACTACCTTGTATTGCCCTCCAACGTGCTCGGTCAGTCGGCCGACACTCAGGCTCTCACAATAGGTGTATGGGTGAACCGCGGTAACGAAACAGAGTCTTCAGCCTACATGTGGGCACCTCTCTTCACCGCTTACGCATCCCACAACCCCACCGATAACGGAATGCCGATGCTCGCCTGCCAGTATCGCGGCGTGCTTCAGGTCAACTGCAACGGCTGGAGCGACTACACCGACGACCAGAATGTAAACAAGCAGAACATACTCTATCACGGCGAAAACGACTGGCTTGCCGACGGACAGTGGCACTACTACACTGCAGTGTTCACCCCCACAACGGCCAAGGTCTACATCGACGGCGAAATTGCCAATGAATGGGAAATCGACGGCACCAACAACACCGCCGCCGGCCTCTTCAGCAACGGCTCGGAACTCCAGTACATCTGCCTCGGCGGTAACCAGGCCTGGAACTGGGGCGACAACGACCCCGGATTCTGGTTTGACGACATCGCAATCTACAACCAGGAACTTTCAAAGGCTCAGATCAAGGCCATCATGGGACTCAAGACCAATGTAGCTTATGGCAACACATTCAGCAACGATGCCGACAACATGACCCTCAAGGGTGCCGGAACATTCGTTAACGATGAAACTCCCGGATTTGGCAAGATATTCCAGAATGCCGTAGGCGGTCTTCGCGAGAACTACCTCGTATTCCCCTCCGGAGCACTCTCCAAAGTTGGTGAAACCAAGGAAATGACCATCAACGTATGGCTCAACGCATCCAACGCAGGCGCATCCAACACCTACATGTGGTCGCCCGTAATGACCGGTTATGCCGAAGCTCCTGGTGGAAACGGATGCCCGATGTTTGCTTGCCAGTACCGCGGTGCGCTCATGATCAACAGCAATGGCCCCGACAACTCGGGCGACAACTGGTGTGACTACACCGACGCTCAGAATGTAGCAGGCACCAACCAGATTCTGCACGACGCCACCGACTGGCTCGTTGACCACAAGTGGCACCTGTACACAGCAGTGTTCACTCCTACCAGCGCTTTCGTATACTTTGACGGAGAACTTATCAACGAGTGGGCACTCGACGGTGAAAGCCGAGGACAGCAATGCGACCTTGAAACACTCTCGACACTCGGTTATGTATGTCTTGGAGGAAACCAAGCTTGGGGATGGGGCGACCCCGATCCCGGATTTGGATTTGACGACATCATGGTATACAATAAGGCTCTGTCACAGGCTGAGATAAAGCAAATCATGAATTTCAAGAAGTAA
- a CDS encoding SusC/RagA family TonB-linked outer membrane protein, protein MLVAQSAFAQSTQVTGTVLDETGEPLIGASVIEKGTATGSATDFDGNFVLFVKDPASAVLQVSYVGYETQDVALKGQTKITVTLKESSALLDEVVVVGYGQQKKESVVGAISQVNSDDLLETPAANLSQAITGKIPGVITSQTSGAPGADDAQIFIRGRATFASDAQPLILVDGIERSFSQIAPDDIETISVLKDASATAVYGVRGANGVMLITTKRGKEQKPVVSLTANWQFQTPTRKDTYLDSYQSVMLLEEALANDGLPSQYSAADIEMYRKSVAGQLSGLDALLYPNVDWYDEVLKSSAPAQRYNASVRGGTKRMRYYASLEYYNQGSLFKELSNDPYGNPSSLHYRRYGFRANADFFLSKDLTLSVNFGTRFEERKGPNSREEDKHSEIYYQANHIPGWLFPVAYQAQNGETTKTLYAGTSQYQLNPYAILAESGYYKGVNTVNETNFIADYKMDWLTPGLSARAMMSFDYENYHRSLYSKSFATYELMKDNNGVPYDPTSIDSYNRFNSDGTLAHSRSSFTLYKLYMEAQLNYKRIFNQVHDVTAMVLYMQNDFRRQSELAHRYQGVVGRVTYGYDNRYLAEINVGYNGSENFAKGRRFGFFPAFSLGWRIAQESFMENTRNWLDNLKLRASYGQVGNDSYSQRFLYEQKWLQIGNDYYFGTSGQTGIFEQQYPNYAVTWERAHKYNVGLEFGLFNSTLTGNIDYFYEKRNDILTEYLTRPWWFGVSSAAGNLGKTTNQGYEIELHYNNSIGRDFNYSVGLTYSHAKNKIVAMDEPANKTGYRKREGHAIGQFFGLIADGFVTQADLDGGKLPVSTFGDVKVGDLKYRDMNGDGFIDDRDETFIGYSDIPENTFALTLGANWKGIGFSVMFQGVDHVSRYYDAEAMYAFVNGGKVKEHHLDRWNPALSEAQNLAQAKYPLLHYDSNGNHNQRQNSFFLKNGSFCRLKNIELSYTLPEKWTKHVFMSQCRFYVNANNLITWDHLDGLTDPESSGSNRYPICKTVNFGVNIQF, encoded by the coding sequence ATGCTGGTGGCTCAGAGTGCATTTGCTCAGTCAACGCAAGTCACCGGTACTGTCCTTGACGAAACCGGCGAGCCGCTGATTGGCGCCAGCGTAATCGAAAAAGGCACTGCTACAGGTTCCGCCACCGATTTCGACGGTAACTTCGTGCTCTTCGTTAAAGACCCCGCATCGGCTGTACTTCAGGTTTCCTATGTGGGCTATGAAACTCAGGATGTCGCCCTCAAGGGACAGACCAAGATTACAGTGACCCTCAAGGAGTCATCGGCTCTCCTCGACGAAGTCGTTGTCGTTGGTTACGGTCAGCAGAAGAAGGAATCGGTTGTGGGTGCAATCTCACAGGTTAATTCCGACGACCTCCTCGAAACTCCCGCCGCCAACCTCTCGCAGGCCATCACCGGTAAGATTCCCGGTGTGATCACCTCGCAGACTTCAGGTGCCCCCGGTGCCGACGACGCACAGATATTCATCCGTGGTCGCGCGACATTCGCAAGCGACGCACAGCCCCTCATCCTCGTGGACGGTATCGAGCGTTCATTCTCGCAGATCGCCCCCGACGATATCGAAACCATCTCGGTTCTTAAGGACGCATCGGCAACCGCCGTTTACGGTGTGCGTGGTGCTAACGGTGTAATGCTCATCACCACCAAGCGCGGTAAGGAGCAGAAGCCCGTAGTGAGCCTCACCGCCAACTGGCAGTTCCAGACTCCTACCCGCAAGGACACCTACCTTGACTCTTATCAGTCGGTAATGCTTCTTGAAGAGGCTCTCGCCAACGACGGCCTTCCCTCGCAGTACTCAGCCGCCGACATCGAAATGTATCGCAAGTCGGTTGCAGGTCAGCTCAGCGGTCTTGACGCTCTGCTCTACCCCAACGTTGACTGGTATGACGAAGTGTTGAAGTCATCGGCTCCCGCACAGCGTTACAACGCAAGCGTGCGCGGTGGTACAAAGCGCATGCGCTACTACGCATCACTCGAATACTACAACCAGGGTTCGCTCTTCAAGGAACTCTCCAACGACCCCTACGGCAACCCCTCAAGCCTCCACTACCGCCGCTACGGCTTCCGTGCCAACGCCGACTTCTTCCTGTCAAAGGATCTTACTCTGTCGGTTAACTTCGGTACCCGCTTCGAGGAGCGCAAGGGTCCCAACTCCAGAGAAGAAGACAAACACAGCGAAATATATTATCAGGCCAACCACATACCCGGATGGCTCTTCCCCGTGGCCTATCAGGCTCAGAACGGTGAAACCACCAAGACTCTCTACGCAGGTACCTCACAGTATCAGCTGAACCCCTACGCGATTCTTGCCGAATCGGGTTACTACAAGGGCGTGAACACCGTGAACGAAACCAACTTCATCGCCGACTACAAGATGGATTGGCTCACCCCCGGCCTCAGCGCACGCGCCATGATGTCATTTGACTACGAGAACTATCACCGTTCACTCTACAGCAAGTCGTTTGCAACCTACGAGCTCATGAAGGACAACAACGGTGTTCCCTACGATCCCACTTCGATCGACTCTTACAACCGCTTCAACTCCGACGGTACGCTCGCTCACTCACGCAGCAGCTTCACCCTCTACAAGCTCTACATGGAGGCTCAGCTCAACTACAAGCGCATCTTCAACCAGGTGCACGATGTTACGGCAATGGTGCTCTACATGCAGAATGACTTCCGTCGCCAGAGCGAACTCGCTCACCGCTACCAGGGTGTTGTAGGTCGTGTGACTTACGGATACGACAACCGCTACCTCGCCGAAATCAATGTCGGTTACAACGGTTCCGAGAACTTCGCCAAGGGTCGCCGCTTCGGTTTCTTCCCCGCATTCTCTCTCGGTTGGCGCATCGCCCAGGAGTCGTTCATGGAAAATACCCGCAACTGGCTCGACAACCTCAAGCTCCGTGCAAGCTACGGTCAGGTAGGTAACGACTCTTACAGCCAGCGATTCCTCTACGAGCAGAAGTGGTTACAGATCGGCAACGACTACTACTTCGGTACTTCAGGCCAGACCGGTATCTTCGAGCAGCAGTATCCCAACTACGCAGTTACCTGGGAGCGCGCTCACAAGTACAACGTAGGTCTTGAATTCGGACTGTTCAACAGCACCTTGACCGGTAACATCGACTACTTCTACGAGAAGCGTAACGACATCTTGACCGAATACCTCACCCGCCCCTGGTGGTTCGGTGTATCTTCGGCTGCTGGTAACCTCGGTAAGACAACCAACCAGGGTTATGAAATCGAACTTCACTACAACAACTCTATAGGTCGTGACTTCAACTACTCGGTAGGTCTTACCTACTCTCACGCCAAGAACAAGATCGTGGCTATGGACGAGCCCGCCAACAAGACCGGATACCGCAAGCGTGAAGGTCATGCTATCGGCCAGTTCTTCGGACTCATCGCCGACGGATTCGTAACTCAGGCCGACCTCGACGGCGGCAAGCTCCCCGTGTCGACATTCGGCGACGTGAAGGTCGGTGACCTCAAGTACCGCGACATGAACGGCGACGGATTTATCGACGACCGCGATGAAACATTCATCGGCTACAGCGACATCCCCGAAAACACTTTCGCACTCACTCTCGGTGCCAACTGGAAAGGCATTGGTTTCAGCGTGATGTTCCAGGGTGTTGACCACGTGAGCCGTTACTACGACGCCGAGGCAATGTACGCATTCGTTAACGGCGGTAAGGTTAAGGAACACCACCTCGACCGTTGGAACCCCGCATTGAGCGAAGCTCAGAACCTTGCTCAGGCCAAGTATCCCTTGCTTCACTACGACAGCAACGGCAACCACAACCAGCGTCAGAACTCATTCTTCCTGAAGAACGGTTCATTCTGCCGTCTGAAGAACATCGAGCTCTCCTACACTCTCCCCGAGAAGTGGACCAAGCACGTGTTCATGAGCCAGTGCCGCTTCTATGTGAACGCCAACAACCTCATAACCTGGGACCATCTTGATGGACTCACCGACCCCGAAAGCAGCGGCTCCAACCGTTACCCCATCTGTAAGACCGTTAACTTCGGTGTAAACATTCAATTCTAA